AACCCGGCCAACGATGTGCAGGAGCGGTACGGATTCGATCTGGTCAGCTCGTGCACGGCTCCGAATCGCTATACCGTCGTCATCACGCTGAGGCGCCCGTTTGCGCCGATCATCGGGTTTTTCTTCGGCGGCGACAGCAACTATCCGATCTTGCCGGCGCATCTGCTGGCCGGGCTGGCAAACGTCAACAATGCAGCCTTCAACGCTGGGCCCGTCGGATCGGGACCGTACCGGCTGAAGGAATGGGAACGCGGCGATCACCTCGCCTTTTCGGCAAACGCCTCGTACTACGCCGGCAAGCCGAAGATCGAGCAACTCGTGCTGCCGTTTATTCCGCAGGATTCCACGGTGATCCAGGAACTGCAAACCGGCGAAGTCGATGCCGCGTTTTTGCTCGATCCCTCGCGCATTGCCGAGCTACGTGCGATTCCCGACCATCGCGTGATCGTGACGCCGGTTCCTTGGTTCTACGCTCTGGGATTCAATCTGCAAAATCCGCAGCTGGCGGATCACGCGATTCGCGAGGCGCTCGCGCTCGCGATCGACCGCCGCACGCTCACGCGAAAGATCACCCTCGGCGTCGACGACGCGGACACCGCGATGCGTGGTCTCTTCACCTGGGCGTTCGATCCACACGCCGACACGCTTGCGTACGATCCGGCGCGCGCAGCCGCGCTGCTGACGCAAGACGGATGGATGCCCGGCCCGGGCGGCATCCGGACCAAGGGCGGCCGGCGACTGCACTTCGAGCTGGCCTTTCCGGCGGGCGAAGACATTACGACGCGTTTGGCGACGGCGATTGCCGCCGCCGAGCGCAGCGTCGGCGTCGACGTGAGCTTGCGCGCCTATCCTCGCGTGCAATACATCGCCGAAGACGGTCCGATCATTCAGGGCCGCTATCAACTCTCGCTCTACGATTATCAAGGGAGCTTCGATCCCGATGCGGCCTGGCTGCTGGCGTGCAATCAGCGTGCGCCGCGTGGATTCAACATGTCGCGCTATTGCAATCCGGGCGTCGACGCTCTGCTGCGCCGCGGGCAGGCTTCCTTCGACCGGCAAACCCGCATTGCCGTTTACGCTGAGGTCCAGCGCCGCATCGCGCAGGATCTTCCGTATTTCTTTATCTGCCAGATCAGCGAAGTAGACGTCATTCCGGCAAACCTCGGCGGGTACCAGCGTCCGCTGCTCTCGCCATTCAATTCCGTTGCTTCTTGGTATTGGAGGAGTTCCTCATCGTGACGACGTTGTCCGAGGCAGCGCCGCGGCGCTACGCCATTCTCGCCGAAGGGATGCTCACCGGCACGAACGGTAAGACCGCTCATGGCGTGCTCCGCTACCGCGGCGAGTCGGTCGCGGCGGTCATCGATTCCGTCCATGCGGGACGCAGTGTCGACGACGTGATGCCGTGGCTCGGCTCGCGCGCACCGATCGTTGCGTCGCTGGACGAGGCGCTCGCGCTCGGCGCCAACGCGCTCCTCATCGGTGTGGCGACCGAAGGCGGCCACTTGCCCAAGCCATTCCGCCGCACGGTGCTTGCCGCGGTGGATAGGGGCCTCGAGGTGGTCAACGGGCTGCACGAATTTCTCCGCGACGACGAAGAGATCGTTGCGCGCGCGCAGCGATCGGGAGCGCGTTTGTGGGACGTACGCATTCCGCCCGAGGATATTCCGCTCTTCAGCGGGGCGGCCTACGACGTGCGCGCCGAGATCGTCCTCGCGATCGGCAGCGATTGCGCGGTCGGGAAGATGACCGCGATGCTCGAGATCGAGCGGGCGGCGAGAACCGGCGGCGCGCGACTCGAATTCGTGGCAACCGGACAAACCGGGATCCTGATCGCGGGAAAAGGGATCGCCGTCGATCGCGTCATTTCGGATTTCGTAACCGGCGCCGCGGAGCAATTGGTGCTCCAGGCTTCTCCCGATGCCGATGTGCTGCTCGTCGAAGGACAGGGCAGCATTCTCCATCCGGCGTACGCGCCCGTCACCTTCGGGCTACTTTATGGCTCGGCCCCGGATGCGCTGCTGCTCTGCCATCGCGCCCGCAAGACGCACATCGACGGCTTCGACGTCGAGCTTCCCGATTTACCGGAGCTCATTCGCGCGCACGAGGCGTTGCTGGAGCGGATCAAACCGGCGCGCGTCGTTGCGGTCGCGCTCGACACGTCGGCCCTCGATCCCGAGCAGGCGCGCCAAGCGATCGCGCAGGCGTCGCAAGCCACCGGGCTGCCGGTCGACGATCCGGTGCGCAACGGCG
The nucleotide sequence above comes from Candidatus Baltobacteraceae bacterium. Encoded proteins:
- a CDS encoding peptide ABC transporter substrate-binding protein, producing MQRAAMVLVLVALAVAGCTTQQAARQHLASGALVAAVQQEPEPRGLDPLLLEGMDAYIYSEVLYSYLTRYEPDGRSVGDLASSVPSVANGGVSADGTRVTFHLRHGVRWQDGTPVTARDVVFTYRAVMNPANDVQERYGFDLVSSCTAPNRYTVVITLRRPFAPIIGFFFGGDSNYPILPAHLLAGLANVNNAAFNAGPVGSGPYRLKEWERGDHLAFSANASYYAGKPKIEQLVLPFIPQDSTVIQELQTGEVDAAFLLDPSRIAELRAIPDHRVIVTPVPWFYALGFNLQNPQLADHAIREALALAIDRRTLTRKITLGVDDADTAMRGLFTWAFDPHADTLAYDPARAAALLTQDGWMPGPGGIRTKGGRRLHFELAFPAGEDITTRLATAIAAAERSVGVDVSLRAYPRVQYIAEDGPIIQGRYQLSLYDYQGSFDPDAAWLLACNQRAPRGFNMSRYCNPGVDALLRRGQASFDRQTRIAVYAEVQRRIAQDLPYFFICQISEVDVIPANLGGYQRPLLSPFNSVASWYWRSSSS
- a CDS encoding DUF1611 domain-containing protein, translating into MTTLSEAAPRRYAILAEGMLTGTNGKTAHGVLRYRGESVAAVIDSVHAGRSVDDVMPWLGSRAPIVASLDEALALGANALLIGVATEGGHLPKPFRRTVLAAVDRGLEVVNGLHEFLRDDEEIVARAQRSGARLWDVRIPPEDIPLFSGAAYDVRAEIVLAIGSDCAVGKMTAMLEIERAARTGGARLEFVATGQTGILIAGKGIAVDRVISDFVTGAAEQLVLQASPDADVLLVEGQGSILHPAYAPVTFGLLYGSAPDALLLCHRARKTHIDGFDVELPDLPELIRAHEALLERIKPARVVAVALDTSALDPEQARQAIAQASQATGLPVDDPVRNGGAALWRAIERALHGTAKAKRAPVP